A section of the Thermotoga caldifontis AZM44c09 genome encodes:
- a CDS encoding motility protein A yields the protein MDLSTVLGVLMAFGMIFFGIFIGKSAPSAFLDLPSVFITIGGALASTIASHPKERSFRIFNVIMSTFKEPKIDNIGLVRTLVSFSEKARREGLLSLEENLNEIDDPFMKKALQLVIDGTDPELLKSMMEAEMDLIEEDLMANKAMMDSAGAFAPAYGMIGTLIGLIGMLRTLNNPETIGPNMSVALVTTFYGSILSNAVFLPMGEKLGRRAIKILRQKQMILEGVLSIQAGENPRVLEEKLKSFLTAEEKAAYEASLGREAA from the coding sequence GTGGATCTATCGACGGTCCTTGGAGTGTTGATGGCATTCGGAATGATATTCTTTGGGATATTCATCGGAAAATCTGCTCCATCCGCCTTCTTGGATCTGCCATCCGTGTTCATAACGATCGGTGGCGCGTTGGCCTCCACGATCGCTTCGCACCCCAAGGAACGAAGTTTCAGAATCTTCAACGTGATCATGTCCACGTTCAAAGAACCGAAGATCGACAACATCGGACTCGTGAGAACGCTCGTGTCTTTCTCGGAAAAGGCGAGGAGGGAGGGTCTGCTCTCTCTGGAAGAGAACCTGAACGAGATCGACGATCCTTTCATGAAGAAAGCGTTGCAGCTGGTGATAGACGGCACGGACCCGGAACTTTTGAAGAGCATGATGGAGGCCGAGATGGACCTCATAGAAGAGGATCTCATGGCGAACAAGGCGATGATGGATTCGGCTGGAGCCTTCGCCCCCGCGTACGGAATGATAGGAACGCTCATCGGTCTGATAGGCATGTTGAGGACTTTGAACAACCCAGAAACCATTGGACCGAACATGTCCGTCGCACTGGTCACGACCTTCTACGGCTCGATCCTCTCGAACGCGGTGTTCCTACCCATGGGTGAGAAGCTCGGAAGGAGGGCGATAAAGATTCTGAGACAGAAACAGATGATCCTCGAGGGCGTGCTCTCCATCCAGGCAGGAGAAAACCCGAGAGTACTGGAAGAAAAGCTCAAATCCTTCCTCACCGCTGAAGAAAAGGCAGCCTACGAAGCTTCACTCGGCAGGGAGGCCGCCTGA
- a CDS encoding flagellar hook assembly protein FlgD yields the protein MINPIDPYSSFYVPSQRTASKELDKNAFLLLLVTQLKNQNPLEPMENREFIAQLTQFSTLEQIANMTKSIQDFLKLQQGALQAQAASLIGKHVVVQSNQINVSNQRAESIVFELDERAPVVVRIYDSNGNLVKQATSGVLDAGVHAYVWDARNDSGLPVANGTYTYTVSKITSSGEVTIGGVQSGVVESVKFKNNQIFVYVNGREYPLASVIEISQEG from the coding sequence ATGATAAATCCGATTGATCCTTATTCCAGTTTCTACGTTCCTTCTCAGCGAACGGCGAGCAAAGAGCTGGACAAGAACGCGTTCCTGCTTCTGCTCGTGACTCAGTTGAAAAACCAGAACCCCCTGGAACCCATGGAGAACAGAGAGTTCATCGCACAGCTCACCCAGTTCTCCACGCTCGAACAGATCGCCAACATGACGAAGTCCATACAGGATTTCCTGAAGCTTCAGCAGGGAGCGCTCCAGGCACAGGCCGCTTCGCTGATCGGAAAACACGTCGTCGTGCAGTCGAACCAGATCAACGTGTCCAACCAGCGGGCTGAAAGCATCGTGTTCGAGCTCGACGAAAGAGCACCTGTGGTTGTCAGGATCTACGATTCGAACGGAAATCTCGTCAAGCAGGCCACGAGCGGTGTGCTCGATGCAGGAGTTCACGCCTACGTGTGGGATGCGAGAAACGATTCTGGCCTTCCTGTGGCCAACGGCACCTACACCTACACGGTGAGCAAGATCACCTCGAGCGGTGAAGTAACGATAGGCGGTGTGCAGTCAGGCGTTGTGGAATCCGTCAAGTTCAAAAACAACCAGATCTTCGTGTACGTGAACGGAAGAGAGTATCCCTTGGCATCCGTCATCGAGATTTCACAGGAGGGGTGA
- the fliM gene encoding flagellar motor switch protein FliM, with the protein MSDVLSQDEIDRLLQALKSGELSAEEIKREEKKVKVYDFRRPSKFSKEHIRVFDMIHENFARSVSTYLSGRVRTFVSINLASIDQITYEEFIRSLPAPAFIVVFSAPEFVGSAILEMNLELFYTILDLILGGPGIPNVKRPPSEIEISIMRKEIMNILANLAQAWSDVFSFSPTIESIENNPQFVQIAPPSEMVLLVSLFLTIGKTEGFMNVCWPSSLTEPFMDRLSSRNWFKVAKKEQVSEKMQKDLLTNLNQMNIVLSAVLGEAILTVREILELEVGDVIRLKSHKDEDIVVNVQGKPKFLARPGTYKGYRAVKITRIIEPEVEE; encoded by the coding sequence TTGTCCGACGTCCTCAGCCAGGATGAAATAGATCGGCTGTTGCAGGCACTGAAATCCGGAGAACTCTCGGCCGAGGAGATCAAACGGGAAGAGAAGAAGGTCAAAGTCTACGATTTCAGAAGACCGAGCAAATTCTCGAAGGAACACATCCGCGTGTTCGACATGATACACGAGAACTTCGCACGCTCGGTCTCAACCTACTTGTCCGGTCGCGTGAGAACCTTCGTGAGCATAAATTTGGCGAGCATAGACCAGATCACCTACGAAGAGTTCATAAGGTCTCTGCCAGCCCCGGCGTTCATAGTTGTTTTTTCGGCTCCAGAATTCGTTGGCAGTGCGATCCTTGAAATGAACCTCGAGCTGTTCTACACGATCCTGGATCTGATCCTCGGAGGACCTGGCATTCCGAACGTCAAGCGACCCCCTTCAGAGATAGAGATAAGCATCATGAGAAAGGAGATCATGAACATCCTCGCGAACCTGGCACAGGCGTGGAGCGACGTCTTCAGCTTCTCACCGACGATAGAGAGCATCGAGAACAACCCGCAGTTCGTGCAGATAGCCCCGCCGAGCGAGATGGTCCTTCTGGTTTCGCTCTTTCTGACCATCGGAAAAACGGAAGGTTTCATGAACGTGTGCTGGCCATCGTCCCTGACGGAACCGTTCATGGACCGGTTGAGCTCCCGCAACTGGTTCAAGGTGGCCAAGAAAGAACAGGTTTCCGAAAAAATGCAAAAGGATCTGTTGACCAACCTGAACCAGATGAACATCGTTTTGAGTGCGGTGCTCGGCGAAGCGATCCTGACGGTACGGGAAATACTGGAGCTGGAAGTTGGAGACGTGATCAGATTGAAGTCACACAAAGACGAAGACATCGTCGTGAACGTTCAGGGTAAACCGAAGTTTCTGGCGAGACCCGGAACTTACAAAGGCTACAGGGCCGTGAAGATCACCAGGATCATCGAACCGGAGGTGGAAGAATGA
- the fliN gene encoding flagellar motor switch protein FliN produces the protein MSDFLSQDELDALLKSFSESLPEEDKKMIESIVTLIFDPASSALGMIVGRETRIKITQVTQTSLKDFITKATERIVLADIKLSDALQLNMSIAMPASLVLKMVDLMMGGSGEPTDQNIDDIKLSALNEALNQMIGASLTLLAEKAKGKVSLAKLDIKPVDDIEKISTLFNPTELLVCAECRVEMENSSSSSLWLFAQLTALREVNEKLFPKKKEEKVKVQPAKFEEFTPAETEVPLQPSEIQQKLELLFDVPLKIVVELGRARMTLKQVMDLTVGSLIELDKLTGEPVDVLVNGRLIARGEVVVIDENFGVRITEIVSPKQRLYSIRETNGV, from the coding sequence ATGAGTGATTTTCTCTCTCAGGATGAGCTCGACGCGTTGCTGAAAAGTTTCTCGGAATCGCTCCCGGAAGAGGATAAGAAGATGATAGAAAGCATAGTCACGTTGATCTTCGATCCCGCTTCTTCCGCTCTCGGCATGATCGTTGGGAGAGAAACGCGGATAAAAATCACTCAAGTAACGCAGACGTCTCTGAAAGACTTCATCACGAAGGCGACAGAAAGGATCGTCCTTGCCGACATCAAGCTGAGCGATGCTCTGCAGTTGAACATGTCCATAGCGATGCCTGCATCGTTGGTGTTGAAGATGGTCGATCTGATGATGGGTGGCTCGGGCGAACCCACCGATCAGAACATCGACGACATAAAACTCAGCGCGTTGAACGAAGCGTTGAACCAGATGATCGGTGCGAGCCTGACGCTCCTGGCTGAAAAGGCGAAAGGCAAAGTTTCCCTGGCAAAACTCGACATCAAGCCCGTGGACGATATCGAAAAGATCAGCACGCTCTTCAATCCCACAGAACTCCTGGTGTGCGCTGAGTGCCGGGTAGAAATGGAGAACTCTTCCTCGTCGAGTTTGTGGCTGTTCGCACAGCTGACAGCTCTCAGGGAAGTCAACGAAAAGCTCTTTCCGAAAAAGAAGGAAGAGAAAGTCAAGGTCCAGCCTGCGAAGTTCGAAGAGTTCACACCGGCCGAGACGGAGGTCCCGTTGCAACCATCTGAGATCCAGCAGAAGCTCGAGCTGCTATTCGATGTGCCTTTGAAGATCGTTGTGGAACTCGGCAGGGCGCGCATGACATTGAAGCAGGTCATGGACCTGACGGTCGGATCGCTCATAGAACTGGACAAACTCACCGGTGAGCCCGTGGACGTGCTGGTCAACGGCCGGTTGATAGCGCGCGGAGAAGTTGTTGTCATAGACGAAAACTTCGGTGTGAGGATCACGGAAATAGTGAGTCCGAAGCAGAGACTCTATTCGATAAGGGAAACGAACGGCGTATGA
- a CDS encoding flagellar FlbD family protein, which translates to MIWLTRLKGQRFVLNAEMIETIEALPDTTITLFNGKKYIVQESVEEVVRRVIEYKKQAYPVLDLLRYIPHEREG; encoded by the coding sequence ATGATCTGGCTGACGCGCCTCAAAGGTCAGAGGTTCGTGCTCAACGCCGAGATGATAGAAACAATTGAAGCTCTACCGGACACGACGATAACGCTCTTCAACGGCAAAAAATACATCGTGCAGGAGAGCGTCGAAGAGGTCGTCCGCCGAGTGATAGAATACAAAAAGCAAGCCTATCCGGTGCTCGATTTGCTCAGGTATATCCCTCACGAGAGGGAGGGATGA
- a CDS encoding MBL fold metallo-hydrolase, translating into MIKALNDRTVVIGAEGSSNVTAVLTKDGVVVVDTSLFPEKARKVKEFVNDFFRRPIGLVVNTHYHPDHTFGNVAFEEFKIVSSELTKSLMESFDEEYLSKLPRIDKIVTPSFLFDEEYEDRNLLVKRLGGHTPDSSIVFFKQERLVVAGDLLFNGFHPEIVADSDLDAWIDALKFVETLKPVWIVPGHGEIANTESLKAMERYLMKMKRLIEGALNLQDVMSDENFSKRRFPELFGWSLENLLHQRGS; encoded by the coding sequence TTGATAAAGGCCCTGAACGATCGGACCGTCGTCATCGGTGCGGAAGGTTCATCGAACGTGACGGCTGTTTTGACTAAGGATGGTGTCGTCGTCGTTGACACATCGCTCTTTCCAGAAAAAGCCAGGAAAGTGAAAGAATTCGTGAACGACTTTTTCAGAAGGCCGATCGGTCTCGTCGTGAACACGCACTACCATCCGGATCACACCTTCGGAAACGTCGCTTTTGAAGAGTTCAAAATAGTCTCGAGTGAGCTCACGAAGTCGCTCATGGAATCGTTCGACGAAGAGTACCTGTCGAAGTTGCCGAGGATCGATAAGATCGTCACTCCCAGCTTCCTGTTCGACGAAGAGTACGAGGACAGGAACCTGCTGGTCAAACGGCTGGGTGGTCACACACCCGATTCTTCCATCGTCTTCTTCAAGCAGGAAAGGCTCGTGGTCGCGGGCGATCTGCTGTTCAACGGGTTTCATCCTGAAATCGTCGCCGACAGCGACCTGGATGCGTGGATCGACGCTTTGAAATTCGTCGAGACGTTGAAACCGGTCTGGATCGTTCCAGGACACGGTGAGATCGCGAATACGGAGAGTCTCAAGGCGATGGAGCGTTATCTGATGAAAATGAAGAGGCTCATTGAGGGGGCTTTGAACCTTCAGGACGTCATGTCGGACGAGAATTTTTCGAAGAGGAGGTTTCCAGAGCTCTTCGGCTGGAGCCTGGAGAACCTTCTACATCAGCGCGGGAGCTGA
- a CDS encoding flagellar motor protein MotB: protein MPRKKRSYEAPKASWLTTYGDMVTLLLTFFVLLFSMSTISPGKFQHIVVGLRSPLTGMPPSVLTGGKSLAEEPLITSRRGVYEELMRIGEEYKGKITIQERDEGTVIIMQDMAFFEPASAKLTIEAKTLLGRIGSLIIEHTMNVIQVYGYADDRPVPADSIYASNWHLSSARAASVIQFFTDELKRRRAVERLADVRAGRFDPDYFYDPQRFYPIGMGDWPIRKEIEALQKEIEIERNLLLEKFRAGEISREQYTASLNELDNRYEARLNQLRNVYRRIDILIKRERAK from the coding sequence ATGCCTCGAAAGAAGAGAAGCTACGAGGCACCGAAGGCGAGCTGGCTCACCACCTACGGTGACATGGTGACGCTGCTTTTGACGTTCTTCGTGCTCCTGTTTTCCATGTCCACGATAAGCCCTGGAAAGTTCCAGCATATCGTTGTCGGTTTGAGATCGCCACTCACGGGAATGCCCCCGAGCGTCCTGACGGGTGGAAAGAGTCTGGCAGAGGAGCCCCTCATCACGTCAAGGCGGGGAGTTTACGAAGAACTCATGAGGATCGGCGAAGAATACAAGGGCAAGATCACGATACAGGAGAGGGATGAAGGTACGGTCATAATCATGCAGGACATGGCGTTCTTCGAACCCGCGAGCGCCAAGCTCACAATCGAGGCGAAAACACTCCTCGGAAGGATCGGTTCTCTGATCATCGAGCACACGATGAACGTGATACAGGTTTACGGTTACGCCGACGATCGTCCGGTCCCGGCAGATTCCATCTACGCTTCGAACTGGCATTTGAGCAGTGCGAGGGCCGCGAGTGTTATACAATTTTTTACGGACGAATTGAAACGCCGCAGGGCCGTTGAAAGACTGGCGGACGTCAGGGCGGGCAGATTCGATCCGGACTACTTCTACGATCCCCAGAGGTTCTACCCTATAGGAATGGGAGACTGGCCGATAAGAAAAGAGATAGAGGCACTCCAGAAAGAAATAGAGATCGAAAGGAACCTGCTCTTGGAAAAATTCAGAGCTGGAGAGATCTCGAGAGAACAGTACACAGCCTCGCTGAACGAGCTGGATAACCGTTACGAAGCGCGTCTGAACCAGCTTCGGAACGTTTACCGCAGGATAGACATACTCATAAAACGCGAGAGGGCAAAGTAG
- a CDS encoding flagellar basal body-associated FliL family protein: MADEEVKETKKRGIGGLLMSIIVPAVVAVGATAVTIMLLGTNLTQPKQQPVQQAPTEIKAVVIQPGTYTTFMLKGGKEVAVIDSLTLTVASDACRAAIAERRDMIMDGLMLIFLSKERSELNTAAGIELLKKQIRAMVNEVTGFTGERERLGVIGVYLYIKAISSVE, encoded by the coding sequence ATGGCTGACGAAGAAGTCAAGGAAACCAAGAAAAGGGGTATAGGTGGTTTGCTGATGTCGATCATCGTACCGGCCGTCGTTGCCGTCGGCGCAACTGCTGTCACCATCATGTTGCTGGGCACGAACCTGACACAGCCAAAACAGCAGCCAGTTCAGCAGGCGCCGACCGAGATCAAGGCGGTGGTCATTCAGCCCGGTACTTACACCACGTTCATGCTCAAGGGTGGAAAGGAAGTGGCCGTGATAGATTCTTTAACGTTGACCGTGGCGAGCGATGCGTGCCGGGCCGCGATCGCGGAACGTAGAGACATGATCATGGACGGTCTCATGCTCATATTTCTGAGCAAGGAAAGGTCAGAGCTCAACACGGCCGCGGGCATAGAACTGCTCAAGAAACAGATACGCGCCATGGTGAACGAAGTCACCGGGTTCACGGGTGAGAGAGAAAGGCTCGGAGTCATAGGGGTTTACCTGTACATAAAGGCCATCAGCTCCGTCGAGTGA
- a CDS encoding flagellar hook protein FlgE gives MMRSMFSGVSGMRNFQYELDVIGNNISNVNTVGFKGSRVTFQTALLQTLKAARAPQNNIGGTNPIQIGLGSQLATVDKVMTQGSFQNTGRKLDLAIQGDGFFVLGDGRGYYYTRAGALDVDMNGTLIHASTGLKVQGWRAVQDPATGSRYVDTNQPIGDIVISAGMTMPARATTAARIEGNLNSTSGILPFSMTVTDDGGKQHTVRFVFSKTEADIKEQDDPFAENQRYTWTVYDENNDEIASGYIVINQFGRVVISEVLSGGAGSEITAIGGGANITIPTAGEIRFYESDNPSNFVTAQFNSPRYVTAVQVYDTLGNPYSLHIEFIRLGKFDTMNNAWIWRVYTASGEPITYIDAEGDENYAGGIIDFNDSGRITAMYGFSWNGTDFTVGNTELRTIRFDASHMGDGTVTINLDLTALTQFAGANSASFTWQNGNALGALQSFAINENGEIIGTFSNGLTDILGQIALAVFNNPAGLTEVGNSLYLPSANSGLAQIGTAGSGGRGTLIPGALEMSNVDLAEEFTRMIIAQRGFQANARVITTADTILGELVALRR, from the coding sequence ATGATGCGCTCGATGTTCAGTGGCGTTTCCGGTATGAGAAACTTCCAGTACGAACTCGATGTGATCGGCAACAACATCTCCAACGTCAACACTGTGGGTTTCAAAGGTTCGCGCGTCACCTTTCAAACGGCTTTGCTCCAAACTTTGAAAGCCGCACGCGCCCCGCAGAACAACATCGGAGGCACCAACCCGATACAGATAGGGCTCGGTTCACAGCTCGCAACCGTGGACAAGGTCATGACGCAGGGCTCGTTCCAGAACACGGGTAGAAAACTCGATCTCGCGATACAGGGTGACGGGTTCTTCGTGCTCGGCGACGGTCGCGGTTATTACTACACGCGCGCTGGAGCGCTCGACGTGGACATGAACGGCACGCTGATACACGCCTCTACAGGTTTGAAGGTGCAGGGCTGGCGCGCCGTACAGGATCCGGCCACAGGTTCACGCTACGTCGACACGAACCAGCCTATAGGCGACATAGTCATAAGTGCGGGAATGACCATGCCGGCGAGGGCAACGACCGCTGCAAGGATAGAAGGGAATCTGAACTCGACTTCTGGAATACTTCCGTTCTCCATGACCGTCACGGACGACGGCGGCAAACAGCACACGGTGAGGTTTGTCTTTTCGAAAACTGAAGCTGACATCAAAGAACAGGACGATCCGTTCGCGGAGAACCAGAGATACACCTGGACGGTGTACGATGAGAACAATGATGAGATCGCCAGCGGTTACATCGTGATCAACCAGTTTGGAAGGGTAGTCATATCTGAGGTGTTAAGTGGAGGAGCGGGAAGCGAAATAACAGCCATCGGAGGTGGCGCCAACATCACCATCCCCACCGCCGGTGAGATCAGATTCTACGAATCCGACAATCCTTCCAACTTCGTCACGGCGCAGTTCAACAGCCCAAGGTACGTGACCGCAGTTCAGGTCTACGACACGCTCGGAAATCCGTATTCTCTGCACATCGAGTTCATCAGATTGGGAAAGTTCGACACCATGAACAACGCCTGGATCTGGAGAGTTTACACGGCGAGCGGTGAACCCATAACCTACATCGATGCGGAAGGTGATGAGAACTACGCAGGTGGTATCATCGACTTCAACGATTCCGGGCGCATCACGGCCATGTACGGTTTCAGTTGGAATGGGACCGACTTCACTGTCGGCAACACAGAACTGAGAACCATTCGGTTCGACGCTTCACACATGGGCGACGGCACTGTGACGATCAATCTTGATCTCACAGCACTCACCCAGTTCGCCGGTGCCAACAGCGCTTCGTTCACCTGGCAGAACGGAAACGCCCTGGGAGCGTTGCAATCTTTCGCCATCAACGAGAACGGCGAGATAATAGGCACCTTCAGCAACGGCTTGACCGACATCCTCGGACAAATAGCGCTCGCGGTCTTCAACAACCCTGCGGGCTTGACCGAGGTCGGCAACTCGCTGTATCTACCGTCTGCGAACAGTGGACTGGCACAGATAGGGACCGCGGGAAGTGGTGGTAGAGGCACGCTCATCCCTGGTGCGCTCGAGATGTCGAACGTGGATCTTGCGGAAGAGTTCACACGGATGATCATCGCCCAGAGGGGATTTCAGGCGAACGCGAGGGTCATAACCACCGCCGACACCATACTCGGTGAACTCGTGGCGCTGAGGAGATAA
- a CDS encoding flagellar hook-length control protein FliK has translation MQIVVENNNFTKKGSISFAEVLKLVQQRIMNQQNEGFFTLQKVPNAQGSTQEDSKKTTPPVLQNGVKPSNSVTVEDIPKRADAPILKTITDQGSKEDSSKTVAQARNDPAQNEANSTTQLPKDNTSTVQNGSVQMGTASHTKPSGDDHVVSEQEKDSENFDSAKPLDLRPSGKEKIEPFSQPNRPAAQNTTALKESDTQKLLSRPSNDVVPNMQRTTVNQNGAEASFQFVQTGSASQKKETSDRNVQSSTVHETHHVVDLLQVRKSDKKSVLTENDTPIRQQNLTMIQTQSEGTEVQANSFDIPHHVNSPNERTNPFKLFTQPQSSRQENLTTVFSENQLKVKNHPIELKGEKETEQNQLLKKFSIHNVPKTSDTKPESESVEAETIKPTGHRIVLFVQQVQIESNGAKNDSSTRTNLSTVQSTAQPVAVLSAAQVRLIVDNLSRYVEEVSSEVTQFRHVKRELPETIKVTEPIKIETFKLTIAKEIKRIDQEPFHVKTERIESAEQLKEALNNKLAKKAYEHEQPAVQHLRVEERNIDQVVLRVEREQSSDNLQTIVETIKQLRETFTEKAEIQLSPPSLGKLEIELVKQQDRLTILMKVSTPEARELIESSSKELVSRLSSLGFKVEQIEVRMNPRLEQEQTGEERQHNQQFEDQQQRQQRHREGDEDDKSD, from the coding sequence GTGCAGATCGTTGTCGAGAACAACAATTTCACCAAGAAAGGTTCGATCTCCTTCGCCGAAGTTTTGAAACTTGTTCAGCAGAGGATCATGAACCAGCAGAACGAAGGCTTCTTCACGCTGCAGAAAGTTCCGAACGCACAGGGATCGACACAGGAAGACTCGAAAAAAACCACACCACCGGTTCTTCAGAACGGTGTGAAGCCTTCGAACTCTGTGACGGTGGAAGATATCCCTAAACGGGCTGACGCTCCGATTCTCAAAACGATCACGGATCAGGGCTCGAAAGAAGATTCGAGCAAGACTGTCGCTCAAGCCAGGAACGATCCGGCCCAGAACGAAGCAAACTCCACGACTCAACTTCCAAAAGACAACACTTCCACGGTGCAGAACGGATCTGTTCAAATGGGAACAGCTTCCCACACGAAACCATCGGGCGACGATCATGTTGTGTCAGAGCAGGAAAAAGATTCAGAAAACTTCGATTCAGCAAAACCACTCGATCTCAGACCTTCTGGAAAGGAAAAAATCGAACCTTTCTCGCAACCGAACCGTCCCGCTGCCCAGAACACGACAGCCTTGAAAGAATCAGACACACAAAAACTGTTATCCCGCCCTTCAAACGATGTTGTTCCGAACATGCAAAGAACAACCGTGAACCAGAACGGTGCCGAAGCGTCATTCCAGTTCGTCCAAACTGGCTCTGCTTCACAGAAAAAGGAAACTTCGGATCGAAACGTTCAAAGTTCCACCGTTCATGAAACCCACCACGTCGTCGATCTGCTGCAAGTAAGAAAGAGCGATAAAAAAAGCGTTCTGACTGAAAACGACACACCGATCCGACAGCAAAATCTCACGATGATCCAAACACAATCTGAAGGCACAGAAGTTCAGGCAAATTCGTTCGACATTCCCCATCACGTGAACTCACCGAATGAACGAACAAATCCATTCAAGCTTTTCACACAACCACAATCATCGCGACAGGAGAACCTGACAACGGTCTTTTCAGAGAATCAGTTGAAGGTGAAAAACCATCCGATCGAGTTGAAGGGAGAGAAAGAAACCGAACAGAACCAACTTTTGAAGAAGTTCTCGATCCACAACGTTCCGAAAACTTCAGATACGAAACCTGAGAGTGAGTCTGTAGAAGCGGAAACGATCAAACCGACTGGACACAGGATCGTGCTCTTCGTACAGCAAGTGCAGATCGAATCGAACGGTGCGAAGAACGATTCTTCAACGAGAACAAACCTTTCAACCGTTCAATCCACCGCCCAGCCTGTGGCAGTGCTGAGTGCCGCACAGGTGAGGCTGATCGTCGACAATCTTTCTCGCTACGTGGAAGAAGTGAGCAGCGAAGTGACCCAGTTCAGACACGTGAAACGGGAACTTCCAGAGACGATCAAAGTCACAGAGCCCATCAAGATAGAGACCTTCAAACTCACGATTGCGAAAGAGATCAAACGGATCGATCAGGAACCGTTCCATGTGAAAACCGAAAGGATCGAGAGTGCCGAACAGCTGAAGGAGGCTCTGAACAACAAGCTCGCGAAGAAAGCCTACGAACATGAACAGCCAGCCGTTCAGCACCTCAGAGTCGAAGAGAGAAACATCGATCAGGTGGTTCTGAGAGTGGAGCGAGAACAGAGCTCTGACAATCTTCAGACCATCGTTGAAACGATCAAACAGCTCAGAGAAACCTTCACGGAGAAGGCTGAAATCCAGCTCTCACCACCATCGCTCGGAAAACTCGAGATAGAGCTCGTCAAACAGCAGGACAGATTGACCATCCTCATGAAGGTTTCCACACCGGAGGCCAGAGAACTCATCGAAAGCAGTTCCAAGGAATTGGTCTCCAGGCTCTCCAGTCTGGGTTTCAAAGTCGAACAGATCGAAGTCAGGATGAACCCGAGGCTCGAACAGGAACAGACCGGCGAAGAAAGACAACACAACCAGCAGTTCGAAGACCAGCAACAGCGCCAGCAGAGGCATCGGGAGGGTGATGAAGATGATAAATCCGATTGA
- a CDS encoding MotE family protein, whose translation MKGSEKNFLGGSILPEKEKRKGKLRAFLKALAIVLILGFTVLVYGYFAFEFQRLQGLGIRPIEDWRSYISFLLSKIPYVNRFIKYEPLQILLPSQYFERMASATTERVQQMLQQLKQEREQLEKERQKIEAERRLVLEMRKTWEEKNLQLEAALRKAQTPEDVEKVSQTIANADPAAIAPVLASESYSVESIALALLRLDATTRADVITELGKLNPNKAAEIMNNIASFEMISKRLGELNKQLEERQKQINAQLSSLIEASTIQTLSVEFLRQLSDNEILDMIESLSLDENAVMVLFSKFQPDRIKELMKKLKDRNEQLFQRLIVRGVGL comes from the coding sequence ATGAAGGGTTCAGAGAAGAATTTTCTGGGAGGATCGATTCTGCCAGAAAAGGAGAAGAGGAAAGGCAAACTACGGGCGTTTTTGAAGGCGCTCGCCATAGTGCTCATTTTAGGCTTCACCGTACTGGTGTACGGTTATTTCGCTTTCGAGTTTCAGAGGCTTCAGGGTCTCGGGATAAGGCCGATAGAAGATTGGAGGAGCTACATCTCTTTCCTCCTTTCGAAGATACCTTACGTGAACAGATTCATCAAGTACGAACCGTTACAGATCCTTCTGCCTTCGCAGTACTTCGAAAGGATGGCGAGCGCCACCACGGAGAGGGTGCAGCAGATGTTGCAGCAACTAAAACAGGAAAGAGAACAGCTCGAGAAGGAGAGACAGAAGATCGAGGCTGAAAGAAGACTGGTTCTCGAGATGAGAAAGACCTGGGAGGAGAAAAACCTTCAGCTCGAAGCTGCACTGAGGAAGGCGCAAACCCCTGAAGACGTCGAGAAGGTCTCGCAGACCATCGCGAACGCAGATCCTGCGGCGATCGCCCCAGTTCTGGCGAGCGAGAGTTACTCCGTTGAGTCCATCGCTCTGGCGCTTTTAAGGCTCGATGCGACGACCCGTGCGGACGTGATCACCGAGCTTGGAAAGTTGAACCCGAACAAGGCTGCCGAGATCATGAACAACATCGCCAGCTTTGAGATGATAAGCAAAAGGCTCGGCGAGCTGAACAAACAGCTCGAAGAAAGACAGAAACAGATCAACGCGCAGCTTTCTTCCTTGATCGAAGCGAGCACGATCCAGACTCTGTCAGTCGAGTTCCTCAGACAGCTGAGCGACAACGAAATACTCGACATGATCGAATCATTATCACTCGATGAGAACGCCGTGATGGTGTTATTTTCCAAGTTCCAGCCTGATCGCATCAAGGAACTGATGAAAAAGCTGAAAGATCGCAACGAGCAACTGTTCCAGAGACTCATCGTTCGGGGGGTGGGCCTATAA